DNA from Paraburkholderia sp. BL10I2N1:
CTGTCGTGCGCCGACCGGCCCGGCATCGTCCATGCGGTGTCCGGCTTTCTGTTCGAGCGCGGCAGCAACATTCTCGACTCCGCGCAGTTTGGCGACAGCCATACTGGCGAGTTTTTCATGCGTGTGCATTTCCAGCAGGTCGGCGGCGATCCTGGGCTGGACGTGTTGCGTGAATCGTTCGATCCGCTGGCGGAGCAGTTCGGTATGCGCTGGGAGTTGCACGACGCGTCAGTGAAGCCGCGTGTGGTGATCATGGTGTCGAAGATCGGTCACTGCCTGAACGACCTGCTGTTCCGCTATCGCACTGGGCAGTTGGGAATCGAGATTCCCGCAATCATTTCAAATCACAAGGAGTTTTATCAGCTGGCTGCCAGCTATGACATACCATTTCACCACTTTCCGCTGACCGCGTCGACGCCGGATGCGAAGGCTGCCCAGGAGGCGCGGGTGCTTGAAGTGATCGATGAGCACAAGGCGGATCTGGTGGTGCTTGCACGCTATATGCAGATTCTTTCACCGCAGTTGTGCGACCGGCTGAAGGGGCGGGCGATCAATATTCACCACTCGTTCCTGCCTAGCTTCAAGGGAGCCAAGCCGTACTATCAGGCTTTTGATCGTGGTGTTAAGTTGATTGGTGCGACTGCGCACTATGTGACTACGGATCTCGATGAAGGTCCCATCATTGAGCAGGAAGTCGAGCGCGTTGATCATAGTATGACGCCGGAGCAGCTTACGGCTATCGGGCGTGATGTCGAGTGTGTGACGCTCGCGCGGGCGGTTAAGTGGCACGTCGAGCATCGGATTGTTTTGAATGGCAGTAAGACGGTGGTGTTTCGATAATTGCTGCGCGGGCTTTAGGGGTTGGTTGTTTTGTCTGGTACGTTGGCCTTTCCTTGATTTGCTTGTGGTCTATTAGCGTTGCCCCTGTGCGGGGCAATGCTCTCAACTTAAGCCCCATTCGATCAAGCGAGCTTGTACGCGAGATGGAAATGGGGCTTGGCTTTTCTGGGCGGTCGAGGATAGGAGCGTGCGTGCTGGATGCGGCATCGGTTCTGGTGGATGAGCGCAAGTACCGTGGCGAGGCCATCCAGACAGTGGCGGACGCGCAGAAGGCACGCGCCGAGGATGGGCTTGAGTGCGCCCAGTGCGTACACCCGGTTAGGACGGCTGGCACATTCATCGTCGTGCGAGGCATCAAGGTCGCTGAGCAGTGTGCACAGGTTGTCAGCGAGGATTTTTGCGCCGAGGTCCTGCTGCAATGCCAGGTAATCGAGCCCTGTCACGGCCTCCAGTCGCAGCCGGTGCTTGAGGCGTTTGAACGCTTCCTCGACGCGCCAGCGCTGATGATAGAGCGCCCCGAAACACGCAGCCGGATACCGCTGGCCGTCGAGCAGCGAGGTCATCAGCACACGCACGCGACCGCTGGGCGTGACGTCCCGTATCAGGCGCACGGTGCTCGGCGTACGCGCCAGTTCATAGTCGCGGGCATCCTGCTCGCCGGGCGCATCCAGCGTCACGATGCGCTCGGCTTTACCGCTGCGGGTAAAGTCGGCAACGCACTTCCAGTTGCGTGCATCGACGCGCATGCAGAACGGGATCTCGCGCTGCGCCAGCGTGGCCACCATCGTGTTGCCGATATAGCCCCGATCGAGCAGCAGCAGATCGGTATGCGGCTGCAGCACGTCCAGCGCTTCGAACAGCATCTGCCGCTCGGCGCCGTCGGCGGGATGGAGCGCGGCGTACAGCGTCAGCTCGGGCCCGGGCAGGAACAGCGCAAACGCGAAGTGATCGGCGCGCAGTTCATGGCCGCGACGCGTGCCTACACGCAGGCGGCTACCGTCGGCGGCGACCAGCCTCAGGCCGTTCCAGCGCATCGAATCGATATGGGGTTGGGCCAGCGAAATCAGGTGAGCGCGGGCCAGTTCGAACAGCTCGGCCGACAGTCCCCGACGCGCCTTGCTGAAAGCCTGTGCGCTGACCGCGCGGGTACGGCCGCCGCGCTCGTCCAGTGCGCCAAACAGCGCGTCGAGTTCGGCCTGCACGCTGGCACACATGCCCGACATCATCAGCGCGGCCATGCGCGGCAAGGTCAGTATGCGATTGCGGGTAAAGGCGCGGGGAGAACGACGCACGCGATCGGCGAGCGCCGGGTCGAACAGGAAATCGGAGAACTCAGACAGAAGCCGCGAGGACGCTGGTATTTGAGTTCATATCGTTGATTTATCAGGGAGTTATTGAATGAAGTTTACAGGGCCAATGCCTCGTTTACAAGCTCTTTGAGGCTTAAGTTGAGAGCATTGCCCCGCACAGGGGCGACGCTAATAAACCACTAACAAATCAAGGAAAGGCCAAAAAACAAAAGCAGGCCGCCAGAAAAAGGCCACCGCCTCACACCAACCGAAGATAAATCAGCTCCCGCTTGATGTAGGCATAAAAAATTGGAGCAGCGATCACGCCGGTAATGCCAAAAGCAGCTTCCATCACAAGCATGGCGACGAGCAATTCCCAGGCGCGAGCCTCGATCTGACCGCCAATAATCCGTGCATTGAGAAAATACTCAAGCTTGTGAATCAGGATCAAAAACACAAGCGACATGACAGCAGCCGTAAAGCTTACCGATAAGGCAATCGCAACGATCAGCGTATTGGAGATCAGATTCCCGATCACCGGTAGCAAGCCGACAATGAACGTTACGAGCACAAGCGTCTTCGACAATGGCAGCCGCTGATGAAACAGCGGCAGAACCAGCAGCAGGAACAAGCCAGTAAACGTCGCATTGATTGTCGAAATCTTGATCTGCGCAAAGACAATGCGCCGGAACGCATCGGCAAACCTCGCAACGCGCGTCACAAACGCGGTCGACAGCGGCAAGCGCTGCATCTGCCGCTGGGCACCGACCGCGATGATCGCCCCGATGATCATCCCGATTACGACATGCCCGAAGATGCGTGCAGCGCTCTTGCCGCCCTGTTGCAGCATATTCGCGTGCTCATGCATCAGCATGGTCGCCTTGGTCTTCATCTGCTCGGTGTCGACCGGCAGATAGTCGGCGACAGCAGGCGGAATCCGGCCGCGGGCCTGGTCGACCAGTTGCATCATCTGTTCGAGTAGTTTCTGCACGCTCGGCACGTCCTGCTCGAAATGTTCGATGATGCCGATCGTAAGGCCCGTCAGCCCGCCGACGATCACGGCCGACAGCAGCACGACCGATATCCACCGTGCCCAATGGCTCGACACGCGCCGCTCGATGAGCGGCGATATCGTATGGACAAGCTGGTAGACGAGCATGCCCGCGAGCAGCGCGCCCAGAAGCCCCAGTTCCAGCACGGCCCACATTGCCAGGAGCGCGACCGCGTAGCTGCCGATCTCCACGGCAGACAGCTTCGGCAGGCTCATATCGCTCGTCAGCCTGACCGGGCGCGCGCGCAGATCCTGCACCTGCCCTTTTTCGGACGCCTCATTTCGCTTGGTCATGGCTTTCCCGTCTTCTACCTATGGTGATTCGCAGGCTTTATTTTGTTGCGGCCGCCTGACGCTTGAGCAGCGGCGCCAGATACTTTCCGGTAAAACTTGCCCTCGACCTCGTCACCTGCTCCGGCGTGCCCTGGGCAATGATCTGTCCGCCGCCCGCGCCACCTTCCGGCCCGAGATCGATCACCCAATCGGCGGTTTTGATCACGTCGAGATTATGCTCGATGATGACGACCGTATTGCCCTGATCGCGTAACCGGTGAATCACTTCCAGCAGCAACGCGATATCGTGGAAGTGCAGACCAGTCGTCGGTTCGTCGAGGATATACAGCGTGCGACCGGTATCACGCTTGCTCAGTTCCAGCGAAAGTTTGACGCGCTGGGCCTCCCCGCCCGACAGCGTCGTCGCCGACTGCCCCAGCCGGATGTAGCCGAGACCCACATCCAGCAGTGTTTTCAGCTTGCGCGCCACCACCGGCACCGGCTTGAAGAACTCGTATGCGTTTTCGACCGTCATGTCGAGTACTTCGCTGATGTTCTTGCCCTTGTATTGAACGTCGAGCGTTTCGCGGTTGTAGCGCTTGCCGTGACAGACGTCGCACGGCACGTACACGTCCGGCAGAAAGTGCATCTCGACCTTCAGCACGCCGTCGCCCTGACACGCTTCGCAGCGCCCGCCCTTCACATTGAACGAAAAGCGCCCCGGGTCGTAGCCACGCTCCTTGGCGGCCGGTACACCCGCGAACAGTTCACGGATCGGCGTGAAGAGTCCCGTATAGGTGGCAGGGTTCGAGCGCGGCGTTCGGCCAATCGGCGACTGGTCGACGTTGATGACCTTGTCGAAATGTTCGAGGCCTTCGATGGCCTCGTGCGGCGCCGGTTCGGCGGCCGAGCCATAGAGGTGACGGGAGACCGCGTGATACAGCGTGTCGTTGATCAGCGTCGACTTGCCGGAGCCGGATACGCCTGTGACGCAGGTCAGGAGGCCCACCGGCAGGTCGAGGGTGACGTGCTTCAGATTGTTGCCGTACGCCTCGACGATGCGCAGCCGCCGTTCGTCGGGTTGCTTGCGGTCGTCCGGATACTCGATTCGCCGGGCGCCCGACATGTACTGCCCGGTCATCGACGCCGGGTCGGCCTGCACCTGTCTGGGTGTGCCTTCGGCGATCACCATGCCACCGTGTTCACCGGCGCCCGGACCCATGTCGACCACGTAGTCGGCCATGCGGATCATGTCCTCGTCGTGCTCGACGACGATCACCGAGTTGCCCAGGTCGCGCAGATGCTTGAGCGTCGAAATCAGCCGGTCGTTGTCGCGCTGGTGCAAGCCGATCGACGGTTCGTCGAGGACGTACATCACGCCGGTTAGTCCGGAGCCGATCTGCGACGCGAGACGGATGCGCTGCGCCTCGCCGCCCGACAGCGTTTCCGCGCTCCGTTCGAGCGACAGGTAATCCAGCCCGACGTTATTCAGGAACATCAGGCGCGCGACGATTTCCTTGATGACCTTGTCGGCGATCTCGCGCTTGGCGCCTTCGAGCCGCAATGTCTGGAAATAGCCGAGCGTGTCGCGCAACGGCCAGCCGCTCACTTCGAAAATGCCGCGCGCGTCACCGTCGGCGCTGATGCGCACGAAACGCGCCTCACGACGCAGGCGCGTGCCTTCGCAGGCGGGGCATGCCTGGTTGTTCTGGTATTTGGCCAGTTCCTCGCGCACCGCGACCGAGTCCGTCTCGCGATAGCGGCGCTCCAGATTCGGGATGATCCCTTCGAACACGTGCTCGCGAATCGATGTGCGCCCGCGCTCGTTCATGTACGAGAATGGAATGGTCTCTTTGCCCGAACCGAACAGCAGGATCTTGCGGATCTTTTCCGGCAGGTCTTCGAAGGCGACGTCGATGTCGAACTCGTAGAACGCGGCGAGGCTCTGCAACATCTGGAAGTAAAACTGGTTGCGCCGGTCCCAGCCTTTGACCGCGCCGGCCGCCAGCGACAGCGATGGATGCGCAACCACCCGCTTCGGATCGAAGAAGGTGATCTGTCCGAGACCGTCACATTCCGGACACGCGCCCATCGGGTTGTTGAACGAGAAGAGTCGCGGCTCCAGTTCCTGCAGTGAATATGAACAGATCGGGCAGGCGAACTTCGAGCTGAACAGATGTTCCTTGCTGGTATCCATTTCGAGCGCGATCGCGCGACCGTCGGCGAGGCGCAACGCCGTTTCGAACGATTCGGCGAGACGCTGCTTCATGTCGGGGCGCACTTTCAGACGGTCGACGACGACGTCGATCGTGTGCTTGTCGTTCTTCTTCAGCTTCGGCAGCGAATCCACTTCGTAGATCTTCGCGACACCTTCGTTTGCCGTGCCGCCGCCCGAGCTCACGCGAAAGCGGATGAAACCCTGCGCCTGCATCTCCTCGAACAGCTCGACGTGCTCACCCTTGCGGTTCGCCACAACCGGCGCAAGGATCATCAGCTTCGTTTCCTCCGGCAGCGCGAGCGCGGCATCCACCATCTGCGAGACGCTTTGCACCTCGAGCGGAATTTCGTGGTCGGGGCAGTACGGCGTGCCGACCCGCGCGTACAGCAGGCGCAGGTAGTCGTGAATTTCGGTGACGGTACCCACCGTGGAGCGCGGATTGTGCGACGTGGCCTTCTGCTCGATCGAAATGGCAGGCGACAGCCCCTCGATCAGGTCGACGTCGGGCTTTTCCATCAGTTGCAGGAATTGCCGCGCGTAGGCAGACAGACTTTCGACGTAGCGCCGCTGTCCTTCCGCATAGAGCGTATCGAAGGCCAGCGATGATTTGCCTGAGCCGGACAGGCCGGTAATCACGATGAGCTTGTGACGCGGCAAGTCGAGATTGACGTTCTTCAGGTTGTGGGTGCGTGCCCCACGGATACGGATTTGTTCCATGAACCTGGCGGAAAGTGAAGAAGGCTAAACCTGCTACTATAACGACTTTTCGAGACCGTCGTTACAGCTTCCCGACAGCGTCCGAAAGGCGCGAGGCAGGTTGTAAACACCGCGGTCAGGCGCCGCGGCGAACGGGTTTCAGGCCTCCCATCTGGGGATGTTTCCCGCGACTGCAAGGCAGCAGCGTCGCGCTGTTCGAAGCGCCGCGCCGTATGCTGCAGGCCGCCCGCGTTACGCCACCCGTTCATTCGAATATCGTTCCCGATGTCCAATCCGTCCGCCACATCTTCACGCATGAGCGCGCCTGAACTGCGCGCGACCGTGTCGCTCGCAGGGATTTTCGCGCTGCGCATGCTGGGTCTCTTCATGATCATGCCGGTGTTTTCGATCTACGCGAAAACGATTCCCGGCGGCGACAACGTGCTGCTCGTCGGTATCGCGCTGGGTGCGTATGGCGTCACGCAATCGCTGCTCTACATTTTCTACGGCTGGGTGTCTGACAAGGCTGGCCGCAAGCCGGTGATCGCTACCGGCCTGCTGATTTTCGCGCTCGGCAGTTTCGTCGCGGCGGGTGCGCACGACATGACATGGATCATCGTCGGGCGCGTGATTCAGGGGATGGGCGCGGTGTCGTCGGCGGTGATCGCGTTTATCGCCGATCTGACCGCCGAAGAGCATCGCACGAAGGCCATGGCGATGGTCGGCGGAAGTATCGGCGTGTCGTTTGCCGTGGCGATCGTCGGCGCGCCGATCGTGTTCCACTGGGTCGGCATGAGCGGGCTGTTCGCGCTCGTCGGCGTGTTTTCGATCCTCGCCGTCGGCGTCGTGCTGTGGGTCGTGCCTGATGCGCCGAGGCCCGTGCACGTACGCGCGCCGTTTGCGGAAGTGCTGCATAACGTCGAACTGTTGCGCCTGAACTTCGGTGTGCTCGTGCTGCACGCCACGCAAACCGCGTTGTTCCTCGTCGTGCCGCGCATTCTCGAGGCGGGCGGCTTGCCGGTCGCCTCGCACTGGAAGGTTTATCTGCCGGTGATGGGGCTTGCGTTCGTCATGATGGTGCCGGCCATTATCGCGGCTGAAAAGCGCGGCAAGATGAAAGCGGTATTACTCGGTGCGATCGCGCTTATCCTGATCGGCCAGTTGTTGCTGGGCCTCGCGCCCCATACCATTCTGAGTGTGGCGGCGATCCTTTTCGTCTACTTCCTCGGCTTTAACGTGCTCGAGGCGTCGCAGCCGTCGCTGGTGTCGAAGCTTGCTCCGGGCACACGCAAGGGCGCGGCCGCCGGCGTGTATAACACCACCCAGTCGATCGGGCTTGCAATGGGCGGCATGCTGGGCGGATGGCTGCTGAAAGTGGACGGACAAAGCGCCGTGTTTTTCGCGTGTTCGGCGCTGGTGTTGTGCTGGCTTATAATCGCCGCAAACATGAAGCAGCCGCCACGCAAGGCGTAGCAGAACTTACCCGGCGGATGGCTGCCGCGCAGTTTTCGATCTTCGGTCAGCCGGACCCTACGATGAAAACATGCGCTGCCGCCCCGCCTGAAACGGAATCAACTGGAGAAACTCATGGCATCCGTGAACAAGGTCATTCTCGTCGGCAATCTCGGAGCCGATCCCGAGGTCCGTTATCTGCCGAGCGGCGACGCTGTGGCCAACATCCGTCTCGCGACGACTGACCGCTACAAGGACAAGACATCAGGCGAAATGAAGGAAGCGACGGAATGGCATCGCGTGTCGTTCTTTGGCCGCCTCGCGGAAATCGTGAACGAGTACCTCAAGAAAGGTTCGTCGGTGTACATCGAAGGCCGCATCCGCACGCGCAAGTGGCAGGCGCAGGACGGTACGGACCGGTACTCGACGGAGATCGTCGCTGAGCAGATGCAAATGCTGGGTGGCCGCGGCGGTTCGATGGGCGGCGGCGGTGACGACGGCGGTTATAGCCGTGAGCCGTCGGAACGTAGCGGCGGTGGCGGCGGTCGTGCTGCTGCGGGCGGCGGTGCTCCGCGTGGCGGTGCGGGCGGCGGTGGGTCGAGCCGTCCGAGCGCGCCGGCAGGCGGCGGGTTCGACGAGATGGATGACGATATTCCGTTCTGACTTCTCGTAACCGAAAAGTGTAAAGATCAGCCCCGCTCCACAGCGGGGTTTTTCTTTTATATCCGTTTCCCGCTCTCGCCTATGCGGCCGAGCCGCTCCACCCAAGCCGCGAGTTCACCGTACTCGGATGGCACATCGATCTGCTGAAGCCGGCGAACTGTGCCGCGCGCGCGAGCAGGAAGACCGGCGCATTACCGCGTACGTCGTATCGCTCGATGAGGCGGCGCTGGATGGCGTGATCAGCGATCGGAGGGTGTCGTCACCGGAGGTAAAGGTGCAGGCAGTGGCGCCCGGGCTTGCGCACTGGTTCAATCACCAGACGCATCATCGCGCGCAGGTCCATACGATGCTCACCAGCCTCGCTGGCAAGGCACCGTCA
Protein-coding regions in this window:
- a CDS encoding single-stranded DNA-binding protein, which gives rise to MASVNKVILVGNLGADPEVRYLPSGDAVANIRLATTDRYKDKTSGEMKEATEWHRVSFFGRLAEIVNEYLKKGSSVYIEGRIRTRKWQAQDGTDRYSTEIVAEQMQMLGGRGGSMGGGGDDGGYSREPSERSGGGGGRAAAGGGAPRGGAGGGGSSRPSAPAGGGFDEMDDDIPF
- the uvrA gene encoding excinuclease ABC subunit UvrA, encoding MEQIRIRGARTHNLKNVNLDLPRHKLIVITGLSGSGKSSLAFDTLYAEGQRRYVESLSAYARQFLQLMEKPDVDLIEGLSPAISIEQKATSHNPRSTVGTVTEIHDYLRLLYARVGTPYCPDHEIPLEVQSVSQMVDAALALPEETKLMILAPVVANRKGEHVELFEEMQAQGFIRFRVSSGGGTANEGVAKIYEVDSLPKLKKNDKHTIDVVVDRLKVRPDMKQRLAESFETALRLADGRAIALEMDTSKEHLFSSKFACPICSYSLQELEPRLFSFNNPMGACPECDGLGQITFFDPKRVVAHPSLSLAAGAVKGWDRRNQFYFQMLQSLAAFYEFDIDVAFEDLPEKIRKILLFGSGKETIPFSYMNERGRTSIREHVFEGIIPNLERRYRETDSVAVREELAKYQNNQACPACEGTRLRREARFVRISADGDARGIFEVSGWPLRDTLGYFQTLRLEGAKREIADKVIKEIVARLMFLNNVGLDYLSLERSAETLSGGEAQRIRLASQIGSGLTGVMYVLDEPSIGLHQRDNDRLISTLKHLRDLGNSVIVVEHDEDMIRMADYVVDMGPGAGEHGGMVIAEGTPRQVQADPASMTGQYMSGARRIEYPDDRKQPDERRLRIVEAYGNNLKHVTLDLPVGLLTCVTGVSGSGKSTLINDTLYHAVSRHLYGSAAEPAPHEAIEGLEHFDKVINVDQSPIGRTPRSNPATYTGLFTPIRELFAGVPAAKERGYDPGRFSFNVKGGRCEACQGDGVLKVEMHFLPDVYVPCDVCHGKRYNRETLDVQYKGKNISEVLDMTVENAYEFFKPVPVVARKLKTLLDVGLGYIRLGQSATTLSGGEAQRVKLSLELSKRDTGRTLYILDEPTTGLHFHDIALLLEVIHRLRDQGNTVVIIEHNLDVIKTADWVIDLGPEGGAGGGQIIAQGTPEQVTRSRASFTGKYLAPLLKRQAAATK
- the purU gene encoding formyltetrahydrofolate deformylase codes for the protein MSTEHSFILKLSCADRPGIVHAVSGFLFERGSNILDSAQFGDSHTGEFFMRVHFQQVGGDPGLDVLRESFDPLAEQFGMRWELHDASVKPRVVIMVSKIGHCLNDLLFRYRTGQLGIEIPAIISNHKEFYQLAASYDIPFHHFPLTASTPDAKAAQEARVLEVIDEHKADLVVLARYMQILSPQLCDRLKGRAINIHHSFLPSFKGAKPYYQAFDRGVKLIGATAHYVTTDLDEGPIIEQEVERVDHSMTPEQLTAIGRDVECVTLARAVKWHVEHRIVLNGSKTVVFR
- a CDS encoding DinB family protein, whose protein sequence is MAHRSAEAGELCRAREQEDRRITAYVVSLDEAALDGVISDRRVSSPEVKVQAVAPGLAHWFNHQTHHRAQVHTMLTSLAGKAPSLDLLVYQRMWAEGLR
- a CDS encoding AI-2E family transporter, with product MTKRNEASEKGQVQDLRARPVRLTSDMSLPKLSAVEIGSYAVALLAMWAVLELGLLGALLAGMLVYQLVHTISPLIERRVSSHWARWISVVLLSAVIVGGLTGLTIGIIEHFEQDVPSVQKLLEQMMQLVDQARGRIPPAVADYLPVDTEQMKTKATMLMHEHANMLQQGGKSAARIFGHVVIGMIIGAIIAVGAQRQMQRLPLSTAFVTRVARFADAFRRIVFAQIKISTINATFTGLFLLLVLPLFHQRLPLSKTLVLVTFIVGLLPVIGNLISNTLIVAIALSVSFTAAVMSLVFLILIHKLEYFLNARIIGGQIEARAWELLVAMLVMEAAFGITGVIAAPIFYAYIKRELIYLRLV
- a CDS encoding IS4 family transposase is translated as MPASSRLLSEFSDFLFDPALADRVRRSPRAFTRNRILTLPRMAALMMSGMCASVQAELDALFGALDERGGRTRAVSAQAFSKARRGLSAELFELARAHLISLAQPHIDSMRWNGLRLVAADGSRLRVGTRRGHELRADHFAFALFLPGPELTLYAALHPADGAERQMLFEALDVLQPHTDLLLLDRGYIGNTMVATLAQREIPFCMRVDARNWKCVADFTRSGKAERIVTLDAPGEQDARDYELARTPSTVRLIRDVTPSGRVRVLMTSLLDGQRYPAACFGALYHQRWRVEEAFKRLKHRLRLEAVTGLDYLALQQDLGAKILADNLCTLLSDLDASHDDECASRPNRVYALGALKPILGACLLRVRHCLDGLATVLALIHQNRCRIQHARSYPRPPRKAKPHFHLAYKLA
- a CDS encoding MFS transporter encodes the protein MSNPSATSSRMSAPELRATVSLAGIFALRMLGLFMIMPVFSIYAKTIPGGDNVLLVGIALGAYGVTQSLLYIFYGWVSDKAGRKPVIATGLLIFALGSFVAAGAHDMTWIIVGRVIQGMGAVSSAVIAFIADLTAEEHRTKAMAMVGGSIGVSFAVAIVGAPIVFHWVGMSGLFALVGVFSILAVGVVLWVVPDAPRPVHVRAPFAEVLHNVELLRLNFGVLVLHATQTALFLVVPRILEAGGLPVASHWKVYLPVMGLAFVMMVPAIIAAEKRGKMKAVLLGAIALILIGQLLLGLAPHTILSVAAILFVYFLGFNVLEASQPSLVSKLAPGTRKGAAAGVYNTTQSIGLAMGGMLGGWLLKVDGQSAVFFACSALVLCWLIIAANMKQPPRKA